One region of Eremothecium gossypii ATCC 10895 chromosome II, complete sequence genomic DNA includes:
- the MPE1 gene encoding cleavage polyadenylation factor subunit MPE1 (Syntenic homolog of Saccharomyces cerevisiae YKL059C (MPE1)), whose translation MSSTIFYRFRSQKDPSRILFDGTGITVFDLKRDIIQENKLGDGTGFQLRLYNPDTGEEYDDDGTVVARSSMVIVRRAPAEHGVAGNASRYVQGRPRVAARAQGPAVGGSFGSYVAGGVGGGTEEERIARMFASQENQWQETQQAMSAAVPVYHSRSHGAAQDEGPPPPGYMCYRCGGKDHWIKNCPTNSDPNFEGKRIRRTTGIPKKFLKSVEIDPLTMTPEEMAERKIMVTDDGKFVVQVADQHSWEDYQRKQQQQKIAVREQDAVWLPNRFEDLPAELKCPITNGLVRDPVRTARCCARLVSRAPMEDALLASDFVCPLCGAPDVLLDSLAPDAESAKAVDEFLESHGSKRAADAPADDPTKTKMPMMPMPPFGMPFMFPMPFMPPVPPSESKK comes from the coding sequence ATGTCGAGCACGATCTTCTACCGGTTCCGGTCGCAGAAGGACCCCTCGCGGATCCTGTTCGACGGGACGGGCATCACGGTGTTCGACCTGAAGCGCGACATCATACAGGAGAACAAGCTGGGGGACGGGACCGGGTTCCAGCTGCGGCTATACAACCCGGACACGGGCGAGGAGTACGACGACGACGGCACGGTGGTGGCGCGGTCGAGCATGGTGATCGTGCGACGAGCGCCCGCGGAGCACGGAGTGGCGGGGAACGCCTCGCGGTACGTGCAGGGCCGGCCGCGggtggcggcgcgggcgcaggGGCCGGCGGTGGGCGGCAGCTTCGGGAGCTACGTGGCGGGCGGGGTGGGCGGCGGCacggaggaggagcggATCGCGCGAATGTTCGCGAGCCAGGAGAACCAGTGGCAGGAGACGCAGCAGGCGATGAGCGCGGCGGTGCCGGTGTACCACAGCCGGTCGCACGGCGCGGCGCAGGACGAgggcccgccgccgccgggcTACATGTGCTACCGGTGCGGCGGCAAGGACCACTGGATCAAGAACTGCCCGACGAACTCGGACCCGAACTTCGAGGGCAAGCGGATCCGGCGCACGACGGGTATCCCGAAGAAGTTCCTGAAGTCGGTGGAGATCGACCCGCTGACGATGACGCCCGAGGAGATGGCGGAGCGCAAGATCATGGTGACGGACGACGGCAAGTTCGTGGTGCAGGTGGCGGACCAGCACTCATGGGAGGACTACCAGCGcaagcagcagcagcagaagATCGCGGTGCGCGAGCAGGACGCCGTGTGGCTGCCGAACCGCTTCGAGGACCTGCCCGCGGAGCTCAAGTGCCCGATCACGAACGGCCTGGTACGCGACCCCGTGCGCACCGCGCGCTGCTGTGCGCGGCTGGTCTCGCGCGCGCCAATGGAGGACGCGCTGCTCGCGAGCGACTTTGTGTGCCCGCTGTGCGGCGCCCCGGACGTGCTGCTCGACTCGCTGGCGCCCGACGCCGAGTCCGCCAAGGCTGTGGACGAGTTCCTCGAGAGCCATGGCAGCAAGCGCGCGGCCGACGCGCCCGCGGACGACCCCACGAAGACCAAGATGCCCATGATGCCGATGCCGCCCTTCGGCATGCCCTTCATGTTCCCCATGCCCTTCATGCCGCCAGTGCCGCCGTCGGAAAGCAAAAAGTAG
- the TOA2 gene encoding transcription initiation factor IIA subunit gamma (Syntenic homolog of Saccharomyces cerevisiae YKL058W (TOA2)): MSTTGYYELYRRSTIGVALMDSLDTLISDGRIEASLAMRVLETFDKVVSETLRDKTSAKLTFKGHLDTYRFCDDVWTFIIKDCQVNLDQPSADGAESSFTCERLHIVACNSK, encoded by the coding sequence ATGAGCACCACGGGCTACTACGAGTTGTACCGGCGGAGCACGATCGGCGTGGCGCTGATGGACTCGCTCGACACGCTGATCAGCGATGGACGGATCGAGGCTTCGCTGGCAATGCGGGTGCTGGAGACGTTCGACAAGGTTGTGTCGGAGACGCTGCGCGACAAAACCAGCGCGAAGCTAACGTTCAAGGGCCACCTGGACACGTACCGGTTCTGCGACGACGTGTGGACGTTCATAATCAAGGACTGCCAGGTGAACCTGGACCAGCCGAGCGCGGACGGAGCTGAGAGCAGCTTCACGTGCGAGCGGCTGCACATCGTGGCGTGCAACTCCAAGTAG
- the TAP42 gene encoding Tap42p (Syntenic homolog of Saccharomyces cerevisiae YMR028W (TAP42)) yields MVTVRERYRALVAAAAGAAGRQDEEAYQAEVARTLEGLAEVREAVHTLGLFSRNEGVEDVATGTLELLALDWQLARVAARRYRRGADARRWRLRCLEEAVQFAMQFLVGLQDYGVLDEALSKRLDGFEKTFRPRVEEMYPQPQSARDLGGAHLRREAKIAQFRRVRELEAQLDELEARRAAAGADEELERRLWLAQLQQMSYECFGELEGWLMEMELLRNTEPADEPAAAAQATPDSQEYTEKLESLQKPLLSKYGKVLRNFTLVDQRDRVKERVLGYGQYGPTMTVEEFLEQEFESGRVLQGGEEPEEVPDEDNEEWQDKQTYKEREWDEFKEANPRGSGNTMNKG; encoded by the coding sequence ATGGTAACGGTTCGTGAACGGTATAGAgcgctggtggcggcggcggcgggcgcggcggggcggcAGGACGAGGAGGCGTACCAGGCGGAGGTTGCGCGGACGCTGGAGGGGCTGGCGGAGGTGCGGGAGGCGGTGCATACGCTGGGGCTGTTCAGCCGCAACGAGGGCGTGGAGGACGTGGCGACGGGGAcgctggagctgctggcgctggactggcagctggcgcgggTGGCCGCTCGGCGGTACCGGCGCGGGGCGGACGCGCGCCGGTGGCGGTTGCGGTGCCTGGAGGAGGCGGTGCAGTTTGCGATGCAGTTCCTAGTGGGACTGCAGGACTACGGCGTGCTGGACGAGGCGCTGTCCAAGCGGCTGGACGGCTTCGAGAAGACGTTCCGGCCGCGGGTGGAGGAGATGTACCCGCagccgcagtccgcgcGCGACCTGGGCGGTGCGCACCTGCGGCGCGAGGCGAAGATCGCGCAGTTCCGGCGGGTGCgggagctggaggcgcagctggatgagctggaggcccgccgcgcagcggcgggtgcggatgaggagctcgagcgccggctgtggctggcgcagctgcagcagatgTCATACGAGTGTTTTGGTGAGTTGGAGGGCTGGTTGATGGAGatggagctgctgcgcaacACGGAGCCCGCGGACGagcccgcggcggcggcacAGGCGACGCCGGACTCCCAGGAGTACACAGAGAAGCTAGAGTCGCTCCAGAAGCCGCTGCTTTCCAAGTACGGCAAGGTGCTGCGCAACTTCACGCTGGTGGACCAGCGAGACCGAGTGAAGGAGCGCGTGCTTGGCTACGGCCAATATGGGCCCACGATGACAGTTGAGGAGTTCCTGGAGCAGGAGTTCGAGAGCGGGAGGGTCCTGCAGGGAGGCGAGGAGCCGGAGGAAGTGCCTGATGAGGACAACGAGGAGTGGCAGGACAAGCAAACGTATAAGGAACGGGAGTGGGACGAGTTCAAGGAGGCCAACCCGAGGGGCAGCGGCAACACCATGAACAAGGGCTAA
- the NUP120 gene encoding Nup120p (Syntenic homolog of Saccharomyces cerevisiae YKL057C (NUP120)) — protein MAESQLSKLDVNLQSLNPYTFSKTRCIVNLHISDDTKNRDPSTTNGSYSNSQLLSNGEHVCYHFSQDYCVLSIYPVTDAITGKTVVVHLPHETFNDHHTFTMAEEDGCIVMDLILKTGLFLTLRFSLEYLFNRNADINSSWYSLLKPYDFTVRLPDYLYKVNSALSIVYLNDGGLLGLQKTQTSGSDEYDLHPVLFNDNSYFQSFTRFFSHNDSGRENVVSSVSYGDYHLLTLTENCKLRIWDLRTNSVTAQLNLITDPQDKHRKYESIGPYLALLDSVLVVFLPFGNGAFRTFQLSVNNSGGLVLTPRGELIRTNLSTASIWSLVDTKLTKPFELNIETSYLQMVVLWKSNTSIKLQILNFETEALDKHSWVEASNKSLPDILDNDILGDNFEQSLLDLKAHYTPAIYEEAQRILSANGIIFVPSQQNNDEYLSNLESILKDLKKHHDEPSSLTLYNGEVVMVNTLYLYNHFVYKINSKLESFYYNLTSENEATQDDLLTYLQVVNGFVSTLSSETLQRTSRKLCGLVTGELQGNMPLKDKFTAIFKECLESQFQVSNLKKLYDRLTSLDIMTLLKSFIENHLQNSLLTPTLIDSMSFDNFSSVALLESVYQCVLIENKFIVDTLLIFTLMDFNYSMFEKQLNFLLKTHYNQSLWLQLYRLDKSLLISEIFVATSKYGYGPKISSYADLSAATKRIVTYIAEAPLLENPFLIAPYNKWIIHPKNNSTVRNPSFFLDTIHTQFYVRENTVHQFMLGLSYYRCGRYEEAYSYLSRAETAAIKPKQLPLCLQLITKAANHPWQSIISDLGVEPQAAGYYYNLSKLFSNVMSYSYALQSIKKSIALSQEVSPSTEFRILQLTQFMDTLIIFDEFEEVLDVLTLEQETLGRDIRTSYYERLLSDQQLRDRFITTLFRLCSTSCEKLYLNLDDFLIIDSLLRSQLDASMWDTYKRLFCYRILNHHEREAAEVLYEYIGRGNDPIVKEKCYWMIVNVLASLSPQDQWIINSSNRGQVVYLADIRKDLQALTA, from the coding sequence ATGGCAGAATCACAGTTGTCCAAACTTGATGTTAATTTACAGAGCTTGAATCCCTACACGTTCTCAAAAACCCGGTGTATTGTCAACCTTCACATATCTGACGATACCAAAAACAGAGATCCATCTACGACTAATGGCAGCTATTCCAATTCACAGCTGCTTTCCAATGGCGAACATGTCTGCTATCACTTTTCCCAGGACTACTGCGTGCTCTCTATCTACCCAGTGACAGACGCAATCACTGGGAAAACGGTTGTTGTGCACCTGCCGCATGAGACCTTTAACGACCATCATACCTTCACCATGGCGGAAGAAGATGGCTGTATTGTAATGGACCTGATACTGAAGACGGGCCTGTTCCTGACACTCCGCTTTTCCCTTGAGTACCTTTTCAATCGGAACGCGGACATCAACAGCTCGTGGTACTCCCTGTTAAAACCATACGATTTCACAGTTAGGCTGCCCGATTACCTGTATAAGGTCAATAGCGCGCTATCGATTGTCTACCTAAATGATGGTGGCCTTCTCGGTCTGCAGAAAACACAAACCTCAGGGAGTGATGAGTACGACCTGCATCCCGTGCTATTCAATGACAACAGCTACTTCCAAAGTTTTACGAGGTTTTTCAGCCACAACGATAGTGGCCGAGAAAATGTTGTAAGCAGCGTGTCTTATGGCGATTACCATTTACTCACTTTAACTGAGAATTGCAAATTGAGAATCTGGGATCTGAGAACCAATTCTGTAACCGCGCAGCTAAATCTAATCACAGATCCCCAGGATAAACACAGGAAATACGAATCTATTGGTCCCTACTTGGCGTTACTAGATAGCGTACTGGTTGTCTTTCTTCCCTTTGGCAATGGTGCTTTCAGAACATTTCAATTGTCCGTCAACAACTCTGGAGGCCTTGTGCTAACACCCAGAGGGGAGCTGATTCGGACAAATCTTTCCACGGCTTCTATCTGGTCATTAGTTGACACGAAGTTGACAAAACCTTTTGAGCTTAATATCGAGACCAGCTACCTACAAATGGTTGTATTATGGAAGAGCAACACAAGCATCAAACTACAGATTCTGAATTTTGAAACTGAAGCGTTAGATAAACACAGTTGGGTTGAAGCCTCAAATAAATCGCTACCAGACATTTTGGATAATGATATCCTAGGTGACAACTTTGAGCAATCCTTGTTGGATCTAAAGGCACACTATACCCCTGCCATATATGAAGAGGCCCAGAGAATTTTAAGCGCTAACGGGATTATTTTTGTTCCAAGTCAGCAAAATAACGATGAGTACTTGTCAAACCTTGAATCCATTTTGAAAGACCTTAAGAAGCACCATGATGAACCTTCATCCCTAACTTTATACAATGGCGAAGTGGTTATGGTAAACACACTCTATCTTTACAACCATTTTGTCTACAAGATAAACTCCAAATTGGAATCGTTTTACTACAACCTAACATCAGAGAATGAAGCGACCCAGGACGACCTGCTCACATACCTGCAGGTTGTCAACGGGTTTGTCTCGACTCTCTCTTCAGAAACTCTGCAACGGACTTCTAGAAAACTATGCGGACTTGTCACTGGCGAACTGCAAGGCAATATGCCATTGAAGGATAAGTTCACTGCGATATTCAAAGAATGTTTGGAGTCTCAATTTCAGGTTTCAAACCTCAAGAAATTATATGACCGGTTAACGTCATTGGATATCATGACTTTACTGAAAAGCTTCATCGAAAATCATCTGCAAAATTCATTATTAACACCAACGCTGATAGACTCTATGTCGTTTGATAATTTCTCGAGTGTTGCACTTCTGGAGTCTGTCTACCAATGCGTGCTAATCGAGAACAAATTTATTGTTGATACTTTGCTTATCTTCACACTCATGGATTTCAATTATTCTATGTTTGAAAAACAACTCAATTTCCTGCTCAAAACACACTACAATCAATCTCTCTGGCTTCAGCTCTACAGGCTAGATAAGTCCCTGCTGATCTCCGAAATTTTTGTCGCAACGAGCAAGTATGGCTATGGACCCAAGATTTCCAGCTATGCCGACCTCTCCGCTGCCACAAAACGTATCGTCACTTACATTGCAGAGGCGCCATTGTTGGAGAATCCCTTTTTGATCGCCCCATACAACAAATGGATAATCCACCCCAAGAACAATTCCACTGTGAGGAATCCATCCTTCTTTTTAGACACCATACACACGCAGTTCTATGTTCGTGAAAACACGGTGCATCAGTTTATGCTGGGCCTTTCCTATTATCGCTGTGGACGTTACGAAGAAGCTTACAGTTACTTGTCGAGGGCAGAAACCGCAGCTATCAAGCCCAAGCAGCTACCGCTATGCCTGCAGCTCATAACCAAGGCAGCAAACCACCCATGGCAGAGTATCATATCCGATCTCGGTGTTGAACCCCAGGCTGCGGGCTATTACTATAACCTTTCGAAGTTATTCAGCAATGTGATGAGCTACTCGTATGCATTGCAGAGCATTAAAAAATCGATAGCGCTCTCCCAGGAAGTTTCTCCTTCGACTGAATTCCGTATACTTCAATTGACGCAGTTTATGGATACACTGATCATCTTTGATGAATTCGAGGAGGTGCTCGATGTTCTGACGCTAGAGCAGGAGACCCTAGGCAGAGATATAAGGACCTCATACTATGAGCGGCTGCTCTCCGACCAACAGTTGAGAGACAGGTTCATCACGACTTTGTTCCGTCTATGCTCGACCAGCTGTGAGAAGCTTTACCTAAATTTGGATGACTTCTTAATCATCGACTCTCTGCTTCGGTCACAACTGGATGCTAGCATGTGGGACACATACAAGCGTCTATTCTGCTACAGAATTCTAAACCACCACGAGCGCGAGGCTGCGGAAGTCCTATATGAGTACATCGGGCGTGGCAACGATCCCATCGTCAAGGAAAAGTGTTACTGGATGATAGTCAACGTGCTAGCCAGTCTTTCCCCCCAGGATCAATGGATAATTAACTCAAGTAACCGCGGTCAGGTCGTGTACTTGGCGGACATCCGGAAAGACTTACAAGCGCTGACAGCTTGA